The bacterium BMS3Abin08 DNA window GCGCCGGCAGGATCAGTTCTTCCGTGAAATGATAGATGGCTTTGCACGGCATGAAAGGGCGTTCTTCACGGAACTCATCCTTGGTAATAAGGTAATCGCCTCTACCAGCCATCTTATATCCGGCAATGCCGGCTTTACCTTCAAGATAGGCTGGGATGCCGGGTTTGCCAGGATGAGTCCAGGGATACTGAACGTGGCTGAATTTATAAGGAACGTGCCTGATTTATTCCCCGATCTCGAGTATATCGACAGCGGGGCAGAAGAGGGGTCCTTCATGGAAAATCTATGGTCGGGCCGGCATACACTGGTATCCGGGTTTTATGCCACAAAAAAACTGTCTGGAACAATCCTGAACGGTTTGAACATCTTACGGGGCATCAGGGATCGCGCATTTAATCTGCGGTAGTCGCTAAAAGAGGTTCGGAGCCAACGATATTGCTCTTTACCTTGTTGTCCATTTCACTGTAAGATTCAGATCCATCATTATTTGCTCCGGACTATCCGGCTCTTGAGTCTGGTATAGGTTTCATCGCCTATAACGTTTTTTATATTCCTCAGGGCTACCGACGTTGAAACCTTTTTGAAGAGTTCGAATGAATCAAATTGGACCATTCTCTTAAATTCCGGAAGTGCTGTATCTCTCTTTACCGACCATCTCTTTAATTTTCTTGTATCCGACAGATGATTATTCAGTCCGACATCTGTAGTTAAGACAGAGGTGTATCCACATTCCTCAGCAGCCTTGATTACTTTTTTGTTATATCTGCCCCCCGGCAGGGATAAGTGGTTAACGCTTTGACCGGTTTTTTGTTCAATAATTGTTTTGGAACCACACAACTCCTCCCTCAGTTCCACAGGATTTAATTTTGTCAAATAGTGATGAGATAACGTATGGGAGCCAAGGGAGAAGCCGTTTTTTACCATTTCAGTTAGTTTGTTCCAAACTGTTTCAGATTGAACATTATTTGTAGTGATGAAAAATGTTGCATGAAGATTAAATTCCTTAAGTGCAGGAGCAGCAATCTCGAAATCACTTTTGTAACCGTCATCGAAGGTGATAACCAGGGAATCCTGTTGCAGGGGTTTTCTATCAAGGATTGAGCATATAAGATCATCTAACTTAATAACCCTGAGTTTTAGTTTGCTGATCAGTTCCATCTGCTCTCTGAAACCCTTCTCGTTAACTGTATAGAATGGATCGGCAAAGTCTTCTGATGACCGGTTCCCGTTGTCAATGCAGTGATAAATCAAAATCAGAACATTATGCATGATATCTGTAACAGCTGATTGCCCCGGGTATGATCCCGTTAGTTCTTGAAGGA harbors:
- a CDS encoding bifunctional xylanase/deacetylase precursor, with protein sequence MHNVLILIYHCIDNGNRSSEDFADPFYTVNEKGFREQMELISKLKLRVIKLDDLICSILDRKPLQQDSLVITFDDGYKSDFEIAAPALKEFNLHATFFITTNNVQSETVWNKLTEMVKNGFSLGSHTLSHHYLTKLNPVELREELCGSKTIIEQKTGQSVNHLSLPGGRYNKKVIKAAEECGYTSVLTTDVGLNNHLSDTRKLKRWSVKRDTALPEFKRMVQFDSFELFKKVSTSVALRNIKNVIGDETYTRLKSRIVRSK